From the genome of Ancylothrix sp. D3o:
TCGCGGCAGCATCTTCAACCAACCCGTTAATTTACGCGGTGCAAGCATCTTAGATCGCGCTGATTTTAGTGATAGCGGTTTTGCCAAAAATGCTTTTTTAAACGTTGACAGCTTAACCTTTGACTCCAACAAAGCAAAAATTGTCGGCAATACCGGCGAAATAGGCAAAGAGCTTTTTGTGCCATCCATCCAAGGCAATGAAAACCTCCTCAGAAACTTAGTACAAAACTTTCGCTTACAACAACAAATCCCCGATGCTAACCAAGTTGAATACACCAAAGCTAAATTAAAAAGTAGGTTGATTTTTGAGCAAATTTTTGGAATTAACCTTAACACTACCTCCCGCGAAAACTTAATCAAAATAGGCTTTTCTCCCACCCAAACAGATGCCATCATATCCCGAAGAATAAAACAACCGTTTCGCAATTTATCAGAAATTTTAAACTTAGATTCTGTGGATCTAGCAACCTATGTAAAAGTCCGCGAAAAAATCATTGCTGGGGTGCCGGTTTTCCCTCGCATAGAAATTTTTTATCGTATCTCTACAGCCTTGGGATGGTTAAGTTTAACTGTAGTGTTATTATTGAGCCAATTTGGTACAAATTCCTCCTTAGTTTTCGGGATAGGAATAGTAGCTATCGCCTATTTTGGCTTATTATTTTGGTTAATAGATCGATGCCGGCGCCGCATCCCCAAACCTATCTTGGCAACCCAAAAAGAAACAATCTGGATATTAAGCAGTTTTTTATCTTTTGCCGGTGTTGGTTTACTCGCCATTTTTCGCAGCGCCGATCAACCTTGGCTAAGTTTAACTTGTTTAACCGTATTTTGCGGCCCAATACCCTTATTTTTAGTGATAGAATTATATCGTCGCGGACGCTACCACGACTTAATTAATGTCAGTTATTTTGTCGAGGAAGGCAGTTTAAGACAGCTACGGTTAATGATAGGAAGACTGCCAATTATTCCCCGCTTTCCCATGTTCCGAGAACGCTACTTGCCGCTGTTGTGGGATCGCGGATGGAATTGGCTAAACTACTATGATTTTAGTTTTAATAACTTCCTGAAAGTCGGTTTTAATGATATCCGTCTGCGAGATGAACATATCCCCGGATTAATTAGTACCTTAATTTGGTATCAATGGAGTTTAGGAGTGCTGTACCTCATCTTATTATTTTGGACAC
Proteins encoded in this window:
- a CDS encoding pentapeptide repeat-containing protein — translated: MRWFIQLVILVLLALLLVILAANPTAYAAQQNRTPLTLELLQDRVKNQTLIDGNRTINLRETIIDLRPSNAEFREQFYQILKTQLNRPGTRINLDLSSALIQGDFNGNDLGLRLPLLGESLSSLFSPTELEQLQRDRRRLSSLQQLSRSLLGTELIEPLQLTVFRGQIKLQKTRFAGNCNFNNTFFLEKIEAQNSQFLQSAGWVQTRFSKSANFTGAVFNEANFRGSIFFNKANFNQTQFLDTANFAGTNFETGVSFSLSNFKQPAKFSRSHWQGNADFSQSIWQESVDFTKSEFNQALFLSNTTFKNTLSFRGSIFNQPVNLRGASILDRADFSDSGFAKNAFLNVDSLTFDSNKAKIVGNTGEIGKELFVPSIQGNENLLRNLVQNFRLQQQIPDANQVEYTKAKLKSRLIFEQIFGINLNTTSRENLIKIGFSPTQTDAIISRRIKQPFRNLSEILNLDSVDLATYVKVREKIIAGVPVFPRIEIFYRISTALGWLSLTVVLLLSQFGTNSSLVFGIGIVAIAYFGLLFWLIDRCRRRIPKPILATQKETIWILSSFLSFAGVGLLAIFRSADQPWLSLTCLTVFCGPIPLFLVIELYRRGRYHDLINVSYFVEEGSLRQLRLMIGRLPIIPRFPMFRERYLPLLWDRGWNWLNYYDFSFNNFLKVGFNDIRLRDEHIPGLISTLIWYQWSLGVLYLILLFWTLSRTIPGLNLLIYLK